The Manihot esculenta cultivar AM560-2 chromosome 8, M.esculenta_v8, whole genome shotgun sequence genomic interval aattctcaaataacAGAAAGAGTGAAACAGGTGGGCAAGGCGCTGGCCCATCAAGacattgtggaggatccatatcTCAGTATAGGCATCAACAACAGATGGTACGTAATATTCATTCtcacttaaattttttcaaatactttaaatttatccaatttattgtgaatttatattgaagcatgttattactatttatattttacttacAGCGCGAAAGACTAGGCAGAGATCCTCTACCTCATGAGTTATTTGAGGCTACGCATAAGAAGAAGGGTTCCTCAGAGTTTGTTGATGCACGCTTAAAGTCCATTCatgtgagaaattaaataaatttatagtaaattatttgatttgtaGTTTATACTGTTATATCACATGGTATTTTTTTTGAAGGATCGCTTTCTGACTTTGAAAGAGCAAGCATCACAGACAGATAATGACAGTAGTCAGGCATCCCGCGTTGATGAGGCTCAGTTATACTTTGAGGCAGTAggtggagagaaaaaaagaCCTTTGTACGGTCTTGGATCACAGGCTTCAGTTTTCTTCCCAAACAAGACTTCTGCTAATATATCCTTCACATCAGCTCAGCAAAATCAGGATCTTCAAGATGAAATGGCTGATCTCAGACGCAAGCTACAGGAGcgtgaggataatgaacaagcaTTGATTGAGCAAAATGTGCGGATTACCTCTGAGCTCTCACAGGTGAAGGATTTACTTATGCAGCTTGTGAGTGAAAGACAAGGCAACCAGCCTTCAGCTCCCGGTGAGGGAACTTCTGCACAGCCTGCACAGCCTCCTGATCAAGCAGATGAAACAAATGATGAGGACGAGGACGAGAACACTACACATTTatagtttcttttttcattaCACATATGTACTAGGATAATAaagaatttgttaatttttttagtttaaaattgaacAGTTGGATGTTTGGATatatgtttgatttgatttacataatatatgatattggaTTTGAGTTCATTCATGACATTTGGTTTTTACATGTTGTTATTGAGATGAGTTGTAATATGTGAGTGTATTTACAGGTTAGTTGTAATATGTGAGTGTATTTACAGGTTTGTCTGAttagattatataatttataatattttattataattttataaatagtaacggattagtaacggattaagttGTTACTGATCCGttaaaaatagtaacggattagtaacggaaaaatccgttactaaaatcaacaaaacggaaactaaatttagtaacggattttccgttacaaatctgttactaaattagtaacggatttgtaacggaaaaatccgttactaaaaaaatccgttactaaaatcaACTCAACGGaaactaaatttagtaacggaatttccgttacaaatccgttacaaatttagtaacggactagaaaatccgttactaatgcaTTAGCAATGAGGTTCACTGTAACGGAAAATTTCCGTTACAAATCCGTTACAAAAtagttttagtaacggatttttaataattagtaacggaaatttccgttactaatccggtAAATTTTTGTAGtgctaactactcaaacgcatgagatgatgttagatcatacaatttcttaggtttttacaccaagtgttctatggacagaatattttcagcaattacggactaacaaatatcctaatccaacaatcaattaactttgcaattaagagtcaagtggccaatttgatcaaaacaacaaagcaatcttggaattaagcacaattgcatgaatattgaataaaatcaaagacaaaaatttctgttcagatctcacaaccctttaaacaacctt includes:
- the LOC110625725 gene encoding uncharacterized protein LOC110625725, translating into MRGRGRGSSSRGRGDHGRGSVHTTESENVNQDLVQHTALIPRPDQGERSTPGAASSTPASVHTSATASAPIGLPPIASTATSASASGSCAPTGLRLHIHLVNSVMQPSDPIARRITLIFKEKLVADGFCWKNVPEEVKEFYWQEFKKHFLWEEAIEQLMKIAWRKIAAERYRSLMCSVRNGKEKRLSLTEGVMDAWQSAWGATEYKEKCKKFSNNRKSETGGQGAGPSRHCGGSISQYRHQQQMRERLGRDPLPHELFEATHKKKGSSEFVDARLKSIHDRFLTLKEQASQTDNDSSQASRVDEAQLYFEAVGGEKKRPLYGLGSQASVFFPNKTSANISFTSAQQNQDLQDEMADLRRKLQEREDNEQALIEQNVRITSELSQVKDLLMQLVSERQGNQPSAPGEGTSAQPAQPPDQADETNDEDEDENTTHL